In a genomic window of Streptomyces sp. SJL17-4:
- the pgsA gene encoding CDP-diacylglycerol--glycerol-3-phosphate 3-phosphatidyltransferase: MTGVPASATGGTGRPAPRGKLGTAAVNQASLWNIANILTMIRLVLVPAFVLLLLQDGGHDPAWRAWAWAAFAVAMITDVFDGHLARTYNLVTDFGKIADPIADKAIMAAGLISLSSLGDLPWWVTGVILARELGITLMRFWVIRHGVIPASRGGKIKTLAQGTAVGMYVLMLTGPLATLRFWVMALAVVLTVVTGLDYVRQAVVLRRKGLAAERAAARSEAATR; this comes from the coding sequence ATGACCGGAGTCCCGGCATCCGCGACGGGCGGGACCGGTAGGCCGGCGCCCCGCGGCAAGCTGGGCACGGCGGCCGTCAACCAGGCCAGCCTGTGGAACATCGCCAACATCCTGACCATGATCCGGCTCGTGCTCGTGCCGGCCTTCGTGCTGCTGCTCCTCCAGGACGGCGGTCACGATCCCGCATGGCGGGCCTGGGCGTGGGCGGCGTTCGCCGTCGCCATGATCACGGACGTCTTCGACGGGCACCTCGCCCGTACGTACAACCTGGTCACGGACTTCGGGAAGATCGCCGACCCGATCGCCGACAAGGCGATCATGGCGGCGGGACTCATCTCGCTGTCCTCGCTCGGGGACCTGCCGTGGTGGGTGACCGGCGTCATCCTCGCCCGCGAGCTGGGGATCACCCTGATGCGGTTCTGGGTGATCCGTCACGGGGTCATCCCGGCCAGCCGCGGCGGCAAGATCAAGACGCTCGCCCAGGGCACGGCGGTCGGCATGTACGTGCTGATGCTCACCGGGCCGCTCGCCACCCTGCGCTTCTGGGTGATGGCGTTGGCCGTCGTGCTGACGGTCGTCACCGGTCTGGACTACGTCCGCCAGGCGGTCGTGCTGCGCCGCAAGGGCCTCGCCGCCGAGCGGGCCGCCGCGCGCTCGGAGGCGGCGACGCGATGA
- a CDS encoding CinA family protein: MTAAARVLALLAERGHTLAAAESLTGGLVAAELTGVPGASASFRGSVTAYATALKQELLGVDAALLAERGAVDPEVALQMAAGVRARLGADWGVSTTGVAGPDPQDGQPVGTVYVAVAGPAATGARAGKVVSLRLNGDRADIRRESVRSVLELLHEELSGNARAQDTEHNGGN, from the coding sequence ATGACCGCGGCCGCCCGGGTGCTGGCGCTGCTCGCGGAGCGTGGTCACACGCTGGCCGCGGCGGAGTCGCTCACGGGCGGACTGGTGGCCGCGGAGCTCACCGGAGTGCCCGGTGCCTCGGCCTCCTTCCGGGGGTCGGTCACGGCCTACGCCACGGCCCTCAAGCAGGAGCTGCTCGGTGTCGACGCGGCCCTGCTCGCCGAGCGCGGAGCGGTGGACCCCGAGGTCGCGCTGCAGATGGCGGCCGGTGTACGGGCCCGGCTCGGCGCGGACTGGGGGGTCTCGACGACCGGGGTCGCGGGGCCCGATCCGCAGGACGGACAGCCGGTCGGAACCGTCTACGTGGCGGTCGCGGGCCCGGCCGCGACGGGCGCCCGCGCCGGGAAAGTGGTCTCGTTGAGGTTGAACGGCGACCGCGCGGACATCCGTAGAGAGAGCGTACGGAGCGTGCTGGAACTGCTCCATGAGGAACTCTCGGGAAATGCGCGGGCACAGGATACGGAACACAACGGGGGGAATTGA